A genomic stretch from Aedes albopictus strain Foshan chromosome 2, AalbF5, whole genome shotgun sequence includes:
- the LOC109399282 gene encoding uncharacterized protein LOC109399282: protein MSTVKESIIELMFLASKIGNPGDRVRVTEWIRKLSETAAEADAHPRLVEEYLDYLKLLLSSSPIYFVDPFKSYPPKNRKLVPLAESLGNSLANDCPYLPKTGPLKPILLHRSDDDTAVISVHQNQKGEVTCYMAITPRNE, encoded by the coding sequence ATGTCAACCGTGAAAGAATCCATCATTGAACTCATGTTCTTGGCTTCGAAGATTGGCAACCCTGGCGATAGGGTCCGCGTAACGGAGTGGATCAGAAAGCTGTCCGAAACGGCTGCCGAAGCGGATGCTCACCCGAGACtggtggaggaatatttggactaCCTGAAACTGTTGCTGTCGTCGTCACCCATATATTTTGTGGACCCCTTCAAAAGCTACCCACCAAAGAACCGCAAGCTGGTTCCACTGGCCGAATCACTGGGGAATTCACTCGCGAATGACTGTCCGTACTTACCCAAAACTGGACCGTTGAAGCCGATTCTGCTGCATCGTTCCGATGACGACACGGCCGTCATTTCTGTCCACCAGAACCAGAAGGGCGAGGTAACGTGCTACATGGCCATCACTCCGAGGAATGAGTAG